A region from the Planctomycetota bacterium genome encodes:
- a CDS encoding methionyl-tRNA formyltransferase translates to MRIVVMGTGPFAVPLLEALLGSTHEIVAVVTRPGHAPGGRRPPPNPIREAALRAGLAILAPERIGDPAAAADLAALRPALLVVCDYGQILPAAILGLAPLGGLNLHGSLLPRHRGAAPVQWAIRAGDAVTGASVIAMTPALDAGHVLAVATTPIGAAETAAELEARLARLGAPLVLEAIERLRAAVEAGADPATVGTPQDAALATRAPRLTKADGLVDWRQPAAAIERLRRALEPWPRAATVWRRPGQPALRLVLDDVAVAAAAPATAAPGTVLDAGPGRFVVASGDGTAVEILRLVPEGRRPMPAADFLRGHLLAPGTVLG, encoded by the coding sequence CTGCGGATCGTCGTCATGGGCACCGGCCCGTTTGCGGTGCCGTTGCTCGAAGCGCTGCTCGGTTCAACGCACGAGATCGTCGCGGTCGTCACCCGCCCCGGCCATGCGCCGGGAGGCCGCCGGCCCCCTCCCAACCCGATCCGCGAAGCCGCCCTCCGCGCCGGGCTGGCGATCCTCGCCCCCGAACGGATCGGCGACCCGGCCGCGGCCGCCGACCTGGCGGCGCTGCGCCCCGCTCTGCTCGTGGTCTGTGACTATGGCCAGATTCTCCCCGCGGCGATCCTCGGGCTGGCGCCACTGGGGGGTCTCAACCTCCACGGCTCGCTCCTCCCCCGCCACCGTGGCGCCGCTCCGGTGCAGTGGGCGATCCGCGCGGGGGACGCCGTCACCGGGGCGAGCGTGATCGCGATGACGCCGGCGCTCGATGCCGGCCACGTGCTCGCGGTCGCGACGACGCCGATCGGCGCCGCCGAGACCGCCGCGGAGCTCGAGGCGCGGCTGGCGCGGCTCGGCGCGCCGCTGGTGCTCGAGGCGATCGAACGGTTGCGGGCGGCGGTCGAGGCGGGCGCCGATCCCGCCACGGTCGGCACCCCGCAGGACGCCGCCCTGGCGACCCGGGCACCACGGCTGACGAAGGCCGACGGCCTCGTCGATTGGCGGCAGCCCGCGGCGGCGATCGAACGGCTGCGCCGGGCCCTCGAGCCCTGGCCACGGGCGGCGACGGTGTGGCGCCGCCCTGGCCAGCCGGCGCTGCGGCTGGTGCTCGACGACGTCGCCGTCGCCGCTGCCGCGCCCGCGACGGCGGCTCCCGGAACGGTCCTCGACGCCGGCCCCGGCAGGTTCGTCGTCGCCAGCGGGGACGGTACCGCAGTCGAGATCCTCAGGCTCGTGCCCGAGGGGCGGCGGCCAATGCCCGCCGCGGACTTCCTCCGCGGTCACCTCCTCGCGCCGGGGACCGTGCTCGGCTGA
- the def gene encoding peptide deformylase, protein MPSDSPPPAADAAPPIGRLELVEYPHPALARPARALAQIDDELCDAVEQMFEIMYAANGIGLAATQVALPYRLFVVNVEGRRDAGEELVFVNPVLSRPRGIAVQEEGCLSLPGLRMDVRRPERVCVEAWSLDGAPFRMDLDGLVARVVQHEYDHLEGRLFTDRLPDAAALEARRMLDSFREVFHGRQSRGELPTTAAMLERLAHLEAARCVPATGSA, encoded by the coding sequence ATGCCGAGCGACTCGCCTCCGCCAGCTGCCGATGCCGCGCCGCCGATCGGGCGGCTGGAGCTCGTCGAATACCCCCACCCCGCGCTGGCGCGGCCGGCCCGGGCACTGGCGCAGATCGACGACGAACTGTGCGACGCCGTCGAACAGATGTTCGAGATCATGTACGCCGCCAACGGGATCGGCCTGGCGGCCACGCAGGTCGCCCTCCCCTATCGGCTGTTCGTCGTCAACGTCGAGGGGCGCCGTGACGCCGGCGAGGAGCTGGTGTTCGTCAACCCGGTGCTCTCGCGCCCCCGCGGTATCGCCGTGCAGGAGGAGGGGTGCCTCAGCCTGCCTGGGCTGCGGATGGACGTCCGCCGGCCGGAGCGCGTCTGCGTCGAGGCCTGGTCGCTCGACGGCGCGCCGTTTCGGATGGATCTCGACGGCCTCGTCGCCCGCGTCGTCCAGCACGAGTACGACCACCTCGAGGGGCGGTTGTTCACCGATCGGCTCCCCGATGCGGCTGCCCTCGAGGCACGGCGGATGCTCGACTCGTTCCGCGAGGTGTTCCACGGCCGGCAGTCGCGAGGTGAGTTGCCCACGACGGCGGCGATGCTCGAGCGGTTGGCGCACCTCGAGGCGGCTCGCTGCGTCCCGGCCACCGGGTCGGCGTGA
- a CDS encoding ATP-dependent Clp protease adaptor ClpS, with product MPAAASAETAIEETPAPAPPEAERRDKPKRQPRYHVVLWNDDDHTYDYVVTMLQSLFGHPPERGFRLAKEVDTQGRVIVLTTTREHAELKRDQIHAFGADRLLARSKGSMKASIEAES from the coding sequence CCCGCCGCCGCCAGCGCCGAGACCGCGATCGAGGAGACGCCGGCCCCGGCCCCTCCGGAAGCCGAGCGGCGCGACAAGCCGAAGCGCCAGCCCCGCTACCATGTCGTGCTCTGGAACGACGACGACCACACCTACGACTACGTGGTCACGATGCTCCAGTCGCTGTTCGGCCACCCCCCGGAGCGCGGTTTCCGGCTCGCCAAGGAGGTCGACACCCAGGGCCGGGTGATCGTCCTCACCACGACCCGCGAGCATGCCGAACTGAAGCGCGACCAGATCCACGCCTTCGGCGCCGACCGTCTCCTCGCCCGCTCGAAGGGCTCGATGAAGGCTTCGATCGAGGCCGAATCCTGA
- a CDS encoding phosphatidylglycerophosphatase A, whose amino-acid sequence MISNICSTASHSSSSICASARAGRASAGWGYSTSSSRPIGGAASAAGGGESLGMGSVVRGQGIIRHSTCPARRAALAMTPPLPGPDSESAALRDPAVCVATCGGVGLARVAAGTWGALVGVVLAGTLAWARLPFPVEVALLAALNAAAVPICTRAARRLGGSPDPGAIVLDECASLPLGLLVVPAADRTLPVIALAFALHRLFDILKPFPCRQLERLPGGLGIMADDWAATAMMAIVLFVARPWLGA is encoded by the coding sequence ATGATCTCGAACATCTGTTCGACGGCGTCGCACAGTTCGTCGTCGATCTGCGCCAGTGCCCGGGCCGGCCGCGCCAGCGCGGGGTGGGGGTATTCGACGAGCTCCAGCCGCCCGATCGGCGGCGCGGCATCGGCAGCTGGCGGAGGCGAGTCGCTCGGCATGGGGTCGGTGGTCCGGGGTCAGGGTATCATTCGACATTCTACCTGTCCGGCACGGCGTGCGGCCCTGGCGATGACCCCACCGCTTCCTGGCCCTGATTCCGAAAGCGCGGCGCTGCGCGACCCGGCGGTGTGCGTGGCGACCTGCGGCGGCGTCGGGCTGGCGCGGGTCGCCGCCGGCACGTGGGGCGCGCTCGTCGGCGTCGTGCTGGCAGGCACCCTCGCCTGGGCCCGGCTTCCGTTTCCGGTCGAGGTCGCCCTGCTGGCGGCGCTCAACGCCGCGGCCGTTCCGATCTGCACGCGGGCGGCGCGACGGCTCGGCGGCAGCCCCGATCCGGGGGCGATCGTGCTCGACGAATGCGCCAGCCTGCCGCTCGGCCTGCTGGTGGTGCCGGCGGCGGACCGGACGCTGCCGGTCATCGCCCTGGCATTCGCGCTGCACCGCCTGTTCGACATCCTCAAGCCCTTTCCCTGTCGGCAGCTCGAGCGGCTCCCGGGGGGGCTGGGGATCATGGCCGACGACTGGGCCGCCACGGCGATGATGGCCATCGTCCTGTTCGTCGCACGGCCCTGGCTGGGGGCGTGA